From Microcebus murinus isolate Inina chromosome 15, M.murinus_Inina_mat1.0, whole genome shotgun sequence, the proteins below share one genomic window:
- the ABT1 gene encoding activator of basal transcription 1 has product MCVSRHGALRQSCSLLPDSMEAEESDSAATEQEPLEKIDQKLEEEEEQEESEEAASGSKKRVVPGIVYLGHIPPRFRPLHVRNVLSAYGEVGRVFFQAEDRFVRRKKKAAAATGGKKRSYSKDYTEGWVEFRDKRVAKRVAASLHNTPMGARRRSPFRYDLWNLKYLHRFTWSHLSEHLAFERQVRRQRLRAEVAQAKRETDFYLRNVEKGQRFLAADGDPARPDGSWAFAQRPTEQELRARKAARPGGRERARLASAQDQARSNRGLLARIFGAPPPSENMEGPSPVRDS; this is encoded by the exons ATGTGCGTCAGTCGGCACGGCGCTTTACGGCAGTCGTGCTCCCTGTTACCAGACAGCATGGAGGCAGAGGAGTCTGACAGTGCAGCTACGGAGCAAGAGCCGCTGGAGAAGATAGACCAGAAactagaggaggaagaggagcaggaggaatCCGAAGAAGCAGCAAGTGGCAGCAAGAAGCGGGTAGTTCCAGGTATTGTGTACTTGGGCCACATCCCGCCACGCTTCCGGCCCCTGCACGTCCGCAACGTTCTTAGCGCCTACGGTGAGGTTGGACGCGTTTTTTTTCAGGCTGAGG ACCGGTTCGTAAGACGCAAGAAGAAGGCAGCAGCGGCCACGGGAGGAAAAAAGCGGTCTTACAGCAAGGACTACACCGAAGGCTGGGTGGAGTTCCGTGACAAGCGTGTAGCCAAGCGCGTGGCGGCCAGTCTACACAACACGCCTATGGGTGCCCGCAGGCGCAGCCCCTTTCGTTATGACTTATGGAACCTTAAG TATTTGCACCGTTTCACCTGGTCCCATCTCAGTGAGCACCTTGCCTTTGAGCGCCAGGTGCGCCGGCAGCGCCTTAGAGCGGAGGTTGCTCAGGCCAAGCGTGAAACTGACTTCTATCTTCGAAATGTGGAGAAGGGACAACGTTTCCTTGCTGCTGATGGGGATCCTGCCCGCCCTGATGGCTCCTGGGCATTTGCCCAACGTCCTACTGAACAGGAGCTGAGGGCCCGGAAAGCAGCTCGTCCAGGGGGACGTGAACGGGCTCGCCTGGCTTCTGCCCAGGACCAGGCCCGCTCCAACCGAGGGCTCCTTGCCAGGATCTTTGGAGCCCCACCACCCTCAGAGAACATGGAGGGACCCTCCCCGGTTAGAGACTCCTGA
- the ZNF322 gene encoding zinc finger protein 322, which produces MYTSEERCNQRTQKRKLYHVCPQKGKKIFIRVHEITQIDDQIYQCLECEQNFCENLALIMCERTHTGEKPYRCDMCEKTFVQSSDLISHQRIHNYEKPYKCSKCEKSFWHHLALSGHQRTHAGKKFYTCDICGKNFGQSSDLLVHQRSHTGEKPYLCSECDKCFSRSTNLIRHRRTHTGEKPFKCLECEKAFSGKSDLISHQRTHTGERPYKCNKCEKSYRHRSAFIVHKRVHTGEKPYKCGACEKCFGQKSDLIVHQRVHTGEKPYKCLECMRSFTRSANLIRHQATHTHTFKCLEYEKSFNCSSDLIVHQRIHMEEKPHQWSTCESGFLLGMDFVAQQKMRTQTEELHYKYSVCDKSFHQSSALLQHQTVHIGEKPYICNMGEKGLELSPPHASEASQMS; this is translated from the coding sequence ATGTACACTTCAGAAGAGAGATGTAATCAGAGAACtcaaaaaaggaaactatatcATGTATGCCCTCAGAAGggtaaaaagatttttattcGTGTGCATGAGATTACTCAAATAGATGATCAGATATATCAGTGCCTTGAATGCGAGCAAAACTTCTGTGAAAATTTAGCTCTTATTATGTGTGAGAGAACGCACACTGGGGAGAAACCTTATAGATGTGATATGTGTGAGAAAACCTTTGTCCAAAGCTCAGATCTTATTTCACACCAGAGGATCCACAATTAtgagaaaccttataaatgtaGCAAGTGTGAGAAGAGCTTTTGGCATCACTTAGCCCTTTCAGGACACCAGAGAACACATGCAGGTAAAAAATTCTATACATGTGACATTTGTGGCAAGAATTTTGGTCAGAGTTCTGATCTGCTTGTCCACCAGCGAAGCCATACAGGCGAGAAACCGTATCTATGTAGTGAGTGTGATAAATGCTTTAGTAGAAGTACAAACCTCATAAGGCACCGAAGAACTCACACAGGTGAGAAACCATTTAAGTGTCTGGAGTGTGAAAAAGCTTTTAGTGGGAAATCAGATCTTATTAGCCACCAGAGAACTCACACTGGTGAAAGGCCCTACAAATGTAATAAGTGTGAGAAAAGTTACCGACACCGTTCAGCCTTCATTGTACATAAAAGAGTTCATACTGGGGAAAAGCCCTATAAGTGTGGTGCCTGTGAGAAATGCTTTGGCCAGAAATCAGACCTTATTGTGCACCAGAGAGTGCACACAGGTGAGAAGCCGTATAAATGCTTGGAATGTATGAGAAGTTTTACTCGGAGCGCCAACCTAATTAGGCATCAGGCAACTCACACTCACACTTTTAAATGCCTTGAATATGAGAAAAGTTTCAACTGTAGCTCAGACCTTATAGtgcatcagagaattcacatgGAAGAGAAGCCACACCAGTGGTCTACATGTGAGAGTGGCTTCCTCCTAGGTATGGACTTTGTTGCACAACAGAAAATGAGAACTCAGACAGAAGAGCTACATTATAAATACAGTGTATGTGATAAGAGCTTCCACCAGAGCTCAGCCCTTCTTCAACATCAGACAGTACACATTGGTGAAAAACCATATATCTGTAATATGGGTGAGAAAGGTCTTGAGCTCAGCCCTCCCCATGCATCAGAAGCCTCACAGATGTCTTAA